One window of the Micromonas commoda chromosome 11, complete sequence genome contains the following:
- a CDS encoding Drug/Metabolite transporter superfamily (triose phosphate:phosphate translocator) gives MAGQNVLLSKDVMIAAGAIGFNYSVTMGIIFVNKLLFLRTKFPVLTLAASHLAVSALFTRAAMYAGVFKPRDAKMDRMIFAVAALQTLAISLGQASLKLNSMGFFQLTKQLQVPLVASIEFFYLGRRLSVKKVGLLVIMTLGVCMACASDVQFSWLGALMAATGTACTSVEAVLYSHLQQSLGWETLQLLYKTMPLATAGMAVVAMYNDFGVSAPGGGVGGGGDVYGAGSGNFLTGMDALGMTLFLSSCALGMAVNVSSCFVNGKASALAYAMLGLAKTITVILVGIAFFDGVPTTRVAAGTLTAICAILMYTKLTLDDKAKAAALKNSGLDVREETLEVMKAPLMEGGATKR, from the coding sequence ATGGCTGGTCAGAACGTGCTGCTCTCTAAGGATGtgatgatcgccgcgggggcgatcgGGTTCAACTACTCCGTCACCATGGGCATCATCTTCGTGAACAAGCTGCTCTTTCTGCGGACAAAGTTTCCGGTTCttaccctcgccgcgtcgcacctCGCGGTGAGTGCCTTGTTCACACGTGCCGCGATGTACGCCGGGGTTTTCAAACCGAGGGACGCCAAGATGGATCGGATGATTtttgccgtcgccgcgctgcagaCCCTTGCGATCTCTCTCGGGCAGGCTTCGCTGAAGCTGAACAGCATGGGTTTTTTCCAGCTCACGAAGCAGCTGCAGGTGCCTCTGGTCGCGAGCATCGAGTTCTTCTACCTCGGCAGGAGGCTCTCCGTCAAGAAGGTGGGGCTGTTGGTGATCATGACCCTGGGCGTGTGTATGGCGTGTGCGTCGGATGTGCAGTTCTCGTGGCTCGGCGCCTTgatggccgcgacgggcacggCGTGCACCTCTGTCGAGGCTGTGCTCTACTCGCACCTGCAGCAGAGCCTGGGCTGGGAGACCCTGCAGCTGCTGTACAAGACGATgccgctcgccaccgcgggcatGGCGGTCGTGGCGATGTACAACGACTTCGGGGTttccgcgccgggcggaggagttggcggcggcggggacgtgtaCGGGGCTGGGTCTGGTAATTTTTTAACCGGCATGGACGCGTTGGGCATGACTCTGTTCTtgtcgtcgtgcgcgctgGGCATGGCAGTGAACGTGTCGTCGTGCTTCGTCAACGGAAAGGCATCGGCGCTCGCCTACGCCATGCTTGGACTTGCTAAGACCATCACGGTCATCCTGGTGGGTATCGCATTCTTCGACGGCGTGCCCACcactcgcgtcgccgcggggacgctTACGGCGATTTGCGCCATCCTCATGTACACCAAGTTGACCCTCGACGACAAGGCAAAAGCTGCCGCGCTAAAGAACTCAGGATTAGACGTGAGAGAAGAGACACTGGAGGTGATGAAGGCGCCGCTGATGGAAGGTGGTGCGACGAAACGCTGA
- a CDS encoding Multidrug/Oligosaccharidyl-lipid/Polysaccharide flippase (multidrug efflux), with translation MSASTLIQLGVCAATMVAEPVLGSIDTFWVAALGTTELSALGPNTTLYGCVIAVIVAYGFGTAATRKIAVALELDEAHRRSGTLKPGEKTTAGGTLIAVMGTTVAFGLACGLLVAAFPTLIVNLIGAPESVVAPAANYMQLRAIGVPAVGMVVALGGGFQAARDAKTPFIAVMLSGIVNLILDPLLMFTFGLGMKGAALATVTAQYASAILMSYQAFFGKKRAMFFGSETESVTANELDIQEEPKEPVQFVEPMAYNFNKKVAMEYTKETGSYMGRVANVVVVWALTGSLAARLGVFEGAAHVLLFQLLSILSISAGALTTVCNALCARLFVSVGDEAASAAGKALTILGGVIFSSISALFWVFRKELLFAYTPDPMVVNTALAPYFLLIASVATYWYKTLEGGLIGRGDANAVNFIFYVGGAAALVGLWVANQSATGITLMGIWWSIVWYYSALTVGCTFRWWQLSRLRKSMPPTVA, from the coding sequence ATGAGCGCCTCGACATTAATCCAACTGGGCGTCTGCGCCGCGACCATGGTTGCCGAGCCTGTTCTCGGCTCCATCGACACCTTCtgggtcgccgccctcggcacCACCGAGCTCTCCGCGCTCGGGCCCAACACCACCCTCTACGGCTGCGTCATCGCAGTGATCGTCGCGTACGGCTTCGgcacggccgcgacgcgcaagatcgccgtcgccctcgagctgGACGAGGCACACAGACGCTCGGGTACCCTTAAACCCGGTGAGAAGACCACAGCGGGCGGCACGCTCATCGCCGTCATGGGAACCACCGTCGCCTTCGGCTTGGCGTGCGGTTTGCTGGTCGCAGCCTTTCCCACCTTGATCGTCAACCTGATTGGAGCCCCGGAGAGCGtggtggcgcccgcggctaATTACATGCAActgcgcgcgatcggcgtgCCCGCAGTGGGCATGGTCGTCGCACTTGGCGGCGGTTTTcaggcggcgagggatgcAAAAACGCCGTTCATCGCGGTCATGCTCTCGGGCATCGTCAACCTGATTTTAGACCCTCTGCTCATGTTCACATTTGGCCTGGGCAtgaagggcgcggcgctggcgaccgTCACCGCGCAGTACGCGAGTGCGATTCTCATGTCGTATCAGGCGTTCTTTGGGAAGAAGCGAGCCATGTTTTTCGGTTCCGAGACCGAGTCCGTGACGGCGAACGAACTCGACATTCAGGAAGAGCCGAAGGAGCCGGTTCAGTTTGTGGAACCCATGGCGTACAACTTCAACAAGAAGGTGGCGATGGAGTACACGAAGGAGACCGGGTCATACATGGGCAGGGTCGCGAACGTCGTGGTCGTTTGGGCCCTAACGggttccctcgccgcgaggctcggggtgttcgagggcgcggcgcacgtctTGCTCTTCCAGCTGCTCAGCATCCTGTCCATCTCGGCGGGTGCGCTCACCACCGTCTGCAACGCTCTCTGCGCCAGGCTCTTCGTatccgtcggcgacgaggctgcgtcggcggcgggcaagGCGCTCACCATCCTCGGAGGGGTTATTTtctcctccatctccgccCTCTTCTGGGTGTTCAGGAAGGAGCTCCTCTTCGCGTACACCCCAGATCCCATGGTGGTCAACACCGCCCTGGCTCCTTATTTTCTCCTGATTGCATCCGTGGCGACGTACTGGTACAAGACCCTCGAGGGTGGCCTGATCGGGCGAGGAGATGCAAACGCGGTGAACTTCATCTTCTacgtcgggggcgcggcggcgctcgtggggCTCTGGGTGGCGAATCAGAGCGCCACGGGCATCACGCTGATGGGAATCTGGTGGTCCATCGTTTGGTATTACTCTGCGCTCACAGTGGGTTGTACGTTCCGGTGGTGGCAGTTGAGCAGACTGCGAAAGAGCATGCCCCCGACCGTGGCGTAA
- a CDS encoding predicted protein produces MVRVVRRVLAAVFALVLTLASTAEAKKEVPQVLCESCRATLTELRTMVDKTAKKQGRENAVTDAMEAICEDMYNFRTYAYPPPQMQKGCRTIMDRHEEEIETALWRGDENLVEFICGRPKGACHGVDMSEEAVNSKPMEIVKDFEDDEL; encoded by the coding sequence ATGGTTCGGGTGgttcggcgcgtcctcgcggcggtgttcgcGCTGGTACTGActctcgcgtccaccgccgaggccaagAAAGAGGTTCCCCAGGTGTTGTGCGAGTCGTGCAGAGCGACGCTGACGGAGTTGCGTACCATGGTGGACAAGACCGCCAAGAAGCAGGGCAGGGAGAACGCGgtgacggacgcgatggaggcgatATGCGAGGACATGTACAACTTTCGCACGTACGCGTATCCTCCGCCTCAGATGCAAAAGGGGTGCCGGACCATCATGGACAGgcacgaggaggagatcgagacGGCGTTGTGGAGGGGCGACGAGAACCTGGTGGAGTTCATCTGCGGGCGGCCAAAGGGCGCGTGCCACGGGGTGGACATGTCGGAAGAGGCCGTGAACAGCAAGCCGATGGAGATCGTCAAGGACTTCGAAGACGACGAGTTGTGA
- a CDS encoding predicted protein, translated as MAMGATEGGSSIWSALPDPLRAFANRLDGKRCPKELEGRWRIDNKRSEKLCPFVVGLGVPKWACPAIGILERSTELKISCPESTSSGVESIVIEDTTALSKRNVTEVRLDGIEVEKATRTGRKRYMLSGSVENDHLEAEVASKTSVVTCRLFQRGPGWETRQERALVHQHDGAVRLRERNVLQRSGEEDVVVDRFFEKVQ; from the coding sequence ATGGCGATGGGTGCGACCGAGGGTGGGTCATCGATATGGTCGGCGCTTCCTGATCCACTTCGGGCGTTCGCCAATCGCCTGGACGGCAAGAGGTGCCCAAAGGAGTTGGAGGGCAGGTGGCGGATCGATAACAAGAGGTCCGAGAAGCTGTGCCCGTTCGTCGTTGGCCTCGGGGTCCCAAAATGGGCGTGCCCGGCGATAGGAATACTGGAGCGAAGCACCGAGCTGAAAATATCGTGCCCCGAGTCCACGTCTAGCGGGGTTGAATCCATCGTCATCGAGGACACCACGGCGCTGAGCAAGCGCAACGTGACCGAGGTGAGACTGGATGGAATCGAGGTCGAGAAAGCCACACGCACCGGACGCAAGAGATACATGCTGAGCGGGAGCGTGGAAAACGATCACCTGGAAGCCGAGGTGGCGTCCAAGACGTCGGTAGTGACGTGTAGGCTGTTCCAGAGGGGACCGGGGTGGGAGACCAGACAAGAGCGGGCTCTGGTGCACCAGCACGACGGCGCAGTGCGGTTGAGGGAAAGGAACGTGCTCCAAAGGTCGGGAGAGGAGGACGTGGTGGTTGACAGATTCTTCGAGAAGGTGCAGTGA
- a CDS encoding SNF2 super family (Predicted chromatin remodeling protein similar to Homo Sapiens CHD1L (chromodomain helicase DNA binding protein 1-like), a subgroup within the SNF2 superfamily of ATP dependent helicases. ChromDB ID: CHR20125; Snf2, Ris1, Rad26 superclasses), which produces MSGFFKQAWQSVTGGQDEANGAVVATPPEPAAIDQAAKPDANGDLAAQPKAEVAPAAAAVPDPPRAEHGVADETAMKSDEKPDSPDEIEGDRAPDTVNGGSGDGDDTVAPAPGTPSEGEKDGRKMLTPQDAVNPALVGRCIDVLWPEDGTWWKAKVINLNPVTGMATLYYEPKEKQDGGDAPKEEGEKKSDAADPDPNAVRPPSEPKDVEMTDATEEPAKAEDKKDGEGAGDEEDEEDEEGEGEIEELDLREAAGNNEVCWSASEVEKMKQEYEAILNGGPIAPADKVAVPCPHCDKRAFKYLRSMEKHVWNEHGVKLTREEMDAFEKALRAGRTMAGPMPSRRRAPIALPEIITINYDEMYDILTMEDGETQDDEAVKARARERVRVVKEASEKTRAAGGPEGQRATLWAAGEQDLCHICGEADPDFWNIENDCIVMCDGCDVQVHLSCYGLSEVPEGEWFCQGCIDGIKVGRDRPDDAGMCALCPVPGGVLSRVQPPSRWNTAWGADGTHAHLCCAASLGEVIVTPSTTCAPVIDMHRVKNSRMILNCGLCNLAGGCVQCSMKNCFQGFHPLCARSAGLVRLYPDKEDMHSPPIFFCAEHSAPAFAQRRYKAAGMQPPVGMGASSGNLAGMVQAPSSIGLADIGGGRTYDAMDNEERMAMNAAMKSEGAKVELRKAKFVARLWHRFVPFLPQPTDPAKRIDMHKRSGAFCRRVMTRAKVPEKEQERIAKMTDAEGEKEVEQEMEAARKKAHGDAKKGSHLNEGLRQYQREGVAWLAAQHASGAGGGILGDDMGLGKTLQVLSFLQYLRDAKGESGPHLVVCPLSVLPTWVTESKRWCPSLRAVAFHGPEAERNRLKQEVLVQGTFDVLVTTYEMLTAEQSMLANRFHFRYMVLDEAQRVKNDSSLVSQAVRRIRTTASLLLTGTPLQNNLHELRALVSVLFQDVLEAAGAEKMEVDADAAFGDDSAVSAARALLQPLMLRRTKAAVLAKDLPPKTETVVRVPLSDAQRQWYKTLLEGETGLFGKLASTNATSEKGALGKGMCIAEAAEEEARVGGQEFTKLSNLLMQLRKVCCHPFIFGDDAAKAIIGASGGNRVEALIEASGKLKALDEMLPRMRAGGHKVLIFSQFTMMLDMLEEFCEARGHAHLRLDGSTSLARRRYETALFNKPDGRHFVYLCSTRAGGLGINLQSADTVILADPDWNPTYDQQAQDRAHRLGQKRPVTVIRMCHANSVEEGILAVAARKAGLAAAVLAGLEAGADVEALDAAAAAAGEDPAAAAKLSFAELREIIMSGANAADLPGPPERKTTRSSKTPAKTPAKSTEDAQAEGAAALARAAQSTGKKGHYQWEGMDYTSSAAKSNKKDIADLWVEQLGDTRRNRVSTVEMVDAGFGLGMQAVSRASLQEAREAEDRERRAAAARESARLRAADKASRHETVCCECKGDEEGGCNKPPPAFLAPDVAAERLRCRNCPRTMSLGCARLVTRPRMGWQCPQHHCKSCNRTASEAGGLLFRCVDCPTAFCAECNGETPFDAVEGNPEWEALGFYLPKSFEYVRCNDCVIEKEIRDREEKKRREAEEREMRRNPKLAKQKREAEAKAKAEAERKAKEAEEQARAEAEAKAKAEEEAKKPKPPPKPRAPGQPVRCEVCARAKKGGCGTEKAHSKCLKLKQNGGDIDIVKAGVAKAPATTAPPAKPPPPSNSKDKKRKR; this is translated from the coding sequence ATGTCCGGATTTTTCAAGCAGGCGTGGCAATCGGTCACCGGCGGCCAGGACGAGGCGAACggggcggtcgtcgcgacgccccccgagcccgccgccatTGACCAGGCTGCCAAGCCAGATGCCAACGgagacctcgccgcgcagccaAAGGCCGaggtggcgcccgccgccgccgcggttcccgATCCCCCGAGGGCCGAACATGGGGTTGCCGACGAAACAGCGATGAAATCCGATGAAAAGCCGGACTCGCCCGACGAGATCGAGGGAGATCGCGCCCCGGATACGGTCAAcggcggatccggcgacggagacgacaCCGTGGCCCCAGCCCCTGGAACTCCCAGTGAGGGCGAGAAGGACGGACGCAAGATGCTGACCCCTCAGGACGCCGTCAACCCGGCGCTAGTGGGGCGATGCATCGACGTCCTCTGGCCGGAGGATGGCACCTGGTGGAAGGCGAAGGTGATCAACCTGAACCCTGTCACCGGCATGGCCACCCTCTACTACGAGCCCAAGGAGAAgcaggacggcggcgacgctcccaaggaggagggcgagaaAAAGTCGGATGCGGCCGACCCAGATCCGAACGCTGTAcgcccgccgagcgagcCCAAGGACGTGGAGATGACCGACGCGACCGAGGAACCGGCTAAGGCGGAGGATAagaaggacggcgagggtgccggggacgaggaggacgaggaggacgaggagggtgaGGGCGAGATCGAGGAGCTGGATCTCCGCGAGGCTGCCGGGAACAACGAGGTGTGCTGGTCCGCGTCCGAAGTCGAGAAGATGAAGCAGGAGTACGAGGCCATCCTGAACGGCGGACCGATCGCGCCCGCAGATAAGGTGGCCGTCCCCTGCCCGCACTGCGACAAGCGCGCGTTCAAGTACCTTCGATCCATGGAGAAGCACGTCTGGaacgagcacggggtgaagctGACCAgggaggagatggacgcATTCGAAAAGGCGCTCAGGGCTGGCCGCACCATGGCGGGTCCCATGCCCAGCCGCAGGAgggcgcccatcgcgctccCCGAGATCATCACCATCAACTACGACGAGATGTACGACATCCTCACCATGGAAGATGGAGAGACCCAggacgacgaagccgtcaaggcgcgggcgagggagcgcgtgcgcgtggtcAAGGAGGCGAGCGAAAAGacacgcgccgcgggaggacCCGAGGGCCAGCGCGCCACCCTGTGGGCAGCCGGAGAGCAAGACCTATGCCACATCtgcggcgaggcggacccGGATTTCTGGAACATCGAGAACGACTGTATCGTCATGTGCGACGGCTGCGACGTTCAGGTGCACCTCTCCTGCTACGGGCTCTCCGAGGTGCCCGAGGGCGAATGGTTCTGCCAGGGCTGCATCGACGGCATCAAGGTTGGCAGGGATaggcccgacgacgcgggcatGTGCGCGCTCTGCCCCGtgcccggcggcgtgctGAGCAGGGTGCAGCCTCCAAGCAGGTGGAACACCGCttggggcgcggacggcaccCACGCGCATCTctgctgcgccgcctcgctcggcgaggtgatTGTCACCCCGAGCACCACCTGCGCGCCCGTGATTGACATGCACAGGGTGAAGAACTCGCGCATGATCCTCAACTGCGGTCTGTGCAACCTCGCCGGAGGGTGCGTGCAGTGCAGCATGAAGAACTGCTTCCAGGGCTTCCACCCGCTCTGCGCCCGATCCGCGGGCCTGGTGCGCCTCTACCCGGATAAGGAGGATATGCACTCCCCCCCAATCTTCTTCTGCGCGGAGCACTCCGCCCCGGCGTTCGCGCAGAGGCGTTACAAGGCTGCGGGTATGCAGCCCCCCGTCGGCATGGGCGCCAGTTCCGGCAACCTCGCAGGCATGGTCCAGGCGCCGTCGTCAATTGGCCTCGCCGACATCGGCGGTGGCCGCACCtacgacgcgatggacaaCGAGGAGCGCATGGCCATGAACGCCGCCATGAAGTCCGAGGGTGCCAAGGTGGAGCTGCGCAAGGCCAAATTCGTCGCGAGGCTGTGGCACCGATTCGTGCCCTTCCTGCCGCAGCCCACGGATCCGGCTAAGCGCATCGACATGCACAAGCGATCGGGTGCGTTCTGCAGGCGCGTCATGACCCGCGCCAAAGTTCCCGAGAAGGAGCAGGAGCGAATCGCCAAGAtgaccgacgccgagggcgaaaAGGAGGTGGAGCAGGAGATGGAGGCCGCGAGGAAGAAggcccacggcgacgccaagaagGGTTCGCACCTCAACGAGGGTTTGAGGCAGTACCAGCGAGAGGGTGTCGCATGGCTCGCCGCACAGCATGCATCCGGCGCCGGAGGCGGTATCCTCGGAGACGACATGGGTCTGGGCAAGACGCTTCAGGTCTTGTCCTTCCTTCAGTACCTGCGCGATGCCAAGGGAGAATCTGGCCCGCACCTCGTGGTGTGCCCACTCTCCGTGCTGCCCACCTGGGTGACGGAGTCAAAGCGTTGGTGCCCGTCGCTCAGGGCGGTTGCGTTCCACGGccccgaggctgagcgcaaCAGGCTGAAGCAGGAGGTGCTCGTGCAGGGCACCTTCGACGTGCTCGTCACCACCTACGAGATGCTCACCGCTGAGCAGAGCATGCTCGCCAACAGGTTTCACTTCAGGTACAtggtgctcgacgaggcgcagaGGGTCAAGAACGACAGCTCACTCGTCTCTCAGGCGGTTCGCCGCATCCGCACCACCGCGAGCCTCCTGCTCACCGGTACGCCCCTTCAGAACAACCTCCACGAGCTCCGAGCCCTCGTCTCGGTCCTCTTCCAGGATGTCCTCGAGGCTGCCGGCGCGGAGAAGATGGAGgttgacgccgacgccgcctttGGGGATGACAGCGccgtgtccgccgcgcgagctctcTTGCAGCCCCTCATGCTCCGCCGCACCAaggccgcggtgctcgccaaGGATCTGCCCCCGAAGACCGAGACGGTCGTCAGGGTGCCCCTCTCCGATGCGCAGAGGCAGTGGTATAAGACCCTACTCGAGGGTGAGACGGGTCTGTTTGGAAAGCTCGCGTCGACCAACGCCACCTCCGAGAAGGGTGCGCTCGGCAAGGGCATGTgcatcgccgaggcggcggaggaggaggccaggGTCGGTGGTCAGGAGTTCACCAAGCTGAGTAATCTCCTCATGCAGCTCAGGAAGGTGTGCTGCCACCCGTTCATCTTtggagacgacgccgccaaggccatcatcggcgcgagcggcggcaaccgcgtcgaggcgctcatcgAGGCGTCTGGcaagctcaaggcgctcgacgagatgCTCCCCCGCATGCGCGCGGGTGGTCACAAGGTTCTCATCTTCTCCCAGTTTACCATGATGCTCGACATGCTCGAGGAGTTCTGCGAGGCTCGCGGCCACGCGCACCTCCGTCTCGACGGTAgcacctccctcgcgaggCGCAGGTATGAGACTGCCCTCTTCAACAAGCCGGATGGCAGGCATTTCGTCTACCTCtgctccacgcgcgcgggtggtcTCGGTATCAACTTGCAGTCCGCGGACACCGTCATCTTGGCGGATCCCGACTGGAACCCGACCTACGATCAGCAGGCTCAGGatcgcgcgcaccgcctcgGGCAGAAGCGACCGGTGACGGTTATTCGCATGTGCCACGCCAACTCTGTCGAGGAGGGCATCCTCGCGGTGGCTGCTCGCAAGGCTggactcgccgcggcggtgctcgcgggcCTCGAGGCTGgtgccgacgtcgaggctctcgatgccgccgccgctgctgcgGGAGAGGAtcccgccgcagccgcgaaGCTTTCCTTCGCAGAGCTTCGCGAGATCATCATGTCTGGAGCCAACGCGGCTGACCTCCCCGGTCCCCCTGAGAGGAAGACGACCCGCTCTTCCAAGACCCCAGCCAAGACACCCGCCAAGTCCACAGAAGATGCGCAGGCGGAGggtgccgcggcgctcgctaGGGCGGCGCAGAGCACCGGCAAGAAGGGGCACTACCAGTGGGAGGGCATGGACTACACGTCCAGTGCCGCCAAGAGTAACAAGAAGGACATCGCCGATCTCTGGGTGGAGCAGCTCGGAGACACGCGCCGCAACCGCGTGTCCACCGTCGAAATGGTCGACGCCGGATTCGGCCTCGGCATGCAGGCCGTGTCCAGGGCGTCGCTtcaggaggcgcgcgaggctgaggacCGCGAACGCCGAGCGGCTGCGGCTCGCGAGTCTGCTCGACTCCGAGCGGCTGACAAGGCGTCGCGACACGAGACTGTTTGCTGCGAGTgcaagggcgacgaggagggcgggtgCAACAAGCCCCCTCCCGCGTTTCTCGCCCCGGATGTCGCAGCCGAGCGTCTCCGATGCCGCAACTGCCCGAGGACCATGTCTCTCGGCTGCGCCAGGCTCGTGACCCGCCCCAGGATGGGTTGGCAGTGCCCCCAGCACCACTGCAAGAGCTGCAACCGCACGGCGAGCGAGGCCGGCGGTTTGCTGTTCCGATGCGTGGACTGCCCAACCGCGTTCTGCGCCGAGTGCAACGGCGAAACCCCtttcgacgccgtcgagggcaaCCCTGAATGGGAAGCTCTCGGGTTCTACCTGCCGAAGTCGTTCGAGTACGTGCGCTGCAACGACTGCGTCATCGAGAAGGAGATTCGGGACAGGGAGGAGAAGAAAAGGCGCGAAGCGGAGGAGCGGGAGATGAGGAGGAACCCCAAGCTCGCCAAGCAGAAGAgggaggctgaggccaaggctaaggctgaggctgagcgAAAGGCaaaggaggccgaggagcaggcgcgcgccgaggccgaggcaaAGGcaaaggctgaggaggaggcaAAGAAGCCCAAGCCCCCGCCCAAGCCCCGGGCTCCCGGGCAGCCCGTCAGGTGCGAGGTGTGCGCCCGCGCCAAGAAGGGTGGATGCGGTACCGAGAAGGCGCACTCGAAGTGTCTCAAGCTCAAGCAGAACGGAGGCGACATCGACATCGTTAAGGCGGGGGTTGCCAAGGCTCCCGCCACCACAGCTCCTCCTGCCAAGCCTCCTCCCCCGTCCAACTCGAAGGACAAGAAGAGGAAACGTTGA
- a CDS encoding predicted protein: NGDSALHWACYHGDWDVASVLLNAGADVNASGDLRNSPLHMAATGSHEVLCAELLARGANADAKNEFQVVPSSTA; encoded by the coding sequence AACGGCGACAGCGCGCTGCACTGGGCGTGCTACCACGGCGATtgggacgtcgcgtccgtcctCCTGaacgcgggtgccgacgtgAACGCGTCGGGCGACTTGCGTAACTCGCCGCTGCACATGGCGGCCACGGGGAGCCACGAGGTGCTGTgcgccgagcttctcgcgcggggtgcgaacgccgacgccaagaaCGAGTTCCAGGTTgtcccgtcgtcgacggcg
- the LHCA4 gene encoding chlorophyll a/b-binding protein, psi-associated, chloroplast precursor (ChloroP and Target P predict a 30 aa cTP), translated as MASIVAQQLAAGLTQKSRTVRPRGVASKARASVRVGAVAAARPTWLPGSPAPAHLDGTLPCDYGFDPLNLGADPENLKWFVQAELMHCRWAMLGLAGMVGPELLTKIGMADLPNWIDAGKWDGYWLGAGPLFFVQMAMMNWAEVRRWQDMKAPGTMNEDPLTGANKGDTNTDVGYPKGLFDPMGYAKDPKKAEELKRKEIANGRLAMVAIVGCFAQAISTGTGPVDNLFTHLADPGHNNIFG; from the exons ATGGCGTCCATCGTTGCTcagcagctcgccgccgg GCTCACCCAGAAGTCCCGCAccgtccgcccccgcggcgttgcCTCCAAggcccgcgcctccgtgcgcgtcggtgcggtcgccgcggcccgccCCACCTGGCTTCCcggctcccccgcgcccgctcacctcgacggcaccctcccCTGCGACTACGGTTTCGATCCcctcaacctcggcgcggaccccgAGAACCTCAAGTGGTTCGTCCAGGCTGAGCTCATGCACTGCCGCTGGGCGATgctcggcctcgccggcATGGTCGGCCCCGAGCTCCTCACCAAGATCGGCATGGCCGACCTCCCCAACTGGATCGATGCCGGCAAGTGGGACGGCTACtggctcggcgccggtccCCTGTTCTTCGTGCAGATGGCCATGATGAACTGGGCCGAGGTCCGCCGCTGGCAGGACATGAAGGCCCCCGGCACCATGAACGAGGATCCCCTCACCGGTGCCAACAAGGGCGACACCAACACCGACGTCGGCTACCCCAAGGGCCTCTTCGACCCCATGGGATACGCCAAGGACCCCAAGAAGGCTGAGGAGCTCAAGCGCAAGGAGATCGCTAACGGCCGCCTCGCCATGGTTGCCATCGTGGGTTGCTTCGCGCAGGCCATCTCCACCGGCACCGGTCCCGTCGACAACCTCTTCACCCACCTCGCCGACCCCGGCCACAACAACATCTTCGGTTAA